ATCGCCTTGAACCGGTCGAGGTCGAAGTACAGCAGCGCCAAACGACGCCCGGCACGCCGGCCGCCGGCTTGCTCGAACTCCTGCTCCAGGCGCTCCTCGAACGCGAGACGATTGGCGATCCCGGTCAGCCCATCGACACGGGCGAGGCGTTCCAGCTTTGCGCGGTTGCGGTGTCGCTGGTCTTCGCTGATGAGGGTTTCCTGGTAGACCGCCGCCAGCAGCATGACGACGAGCGTTCCCAGCACGACCACGATCACGAGGATCTTGGTGCGCATGTCATCGATATGCGCCTGGGCCACGTAGGAGACAAAATACCAGCGATAGGACAAGTCGGATTTGATCTCGTTGGCCGCTTCCGCGAGGGCGCAATACTCGGCCGCCAACGGGTTGCTACCGTGAAAAACGAAAAGGCCCTCCCGAGTATAGATGTGCCCCGCTTGTTCTTGGTGCATGGCCTGCCAGACCTTGGGGTAGATGACACCCATGCGCTTATCTTCCTGCCCGGCGAACATGAAGCCCCAGCTCCGGCACGGCTCTGGGGAGAGGAGCCAGTAGCCGTCGGCATTCAGCATCATCGGTTGCCCGTGTGTCTGCTTCATGGCGTCCAGCGCGGCGTCCAGGATGCTTTGGGCTAAAAAGTTGACGACGATGAGGCCACGATGGCGCCCCTGCAAATCGAAGACCGGGGTCGCGAGGCGGATCATCGGCTTGTAGGGACGCTCGATCGTCCATTGCTCGATGTTGAGATCCAGCGGCGAGACGTAGATCGAGCCGCTATCCAGCGCCATCGCCTCCTCGAAGTAGTAGCGCCGGCTCTTGTCCTGGAGCTTGGAGTTTGGCACGACCACGGGGATGCCGTCTTTGTGGTTCACGCGGACCCGCTCCATGCCGTTGGCGTCGATGAAGCGCACCTGATCGTAGATCTTCGCGGTCCGTGCCAGGGCCAGATATTCGTGGGCGATGAGTGGCAGCAGGGCCTCGTCGCCGGTGTCCAAATACGCGTGCAGCTCGTTCTGGTCCGCCAGCATGAGAACGATAGCGGCGATGTTGTTCAAGCGATGCGCGGCGGCCACAGCGCCGGCCGCGGTCGCCGCTTGCTCGTGATGCTCGATGTGGCGGTAGAAGCCCACCATTTCCCAGCGGTACGCCAGAGCAAAAAGTACGACCGGGAAGATCGCGAGAATCGAGCACGTCTTCAAAAACTGGATCCAAAGCGCTTTATCCATCCGGCTGATCCCTGGCAGATGTTCACAACACCCTCAACTATACAAACGATAGGCGAGGACATCTGTGCGCGCCTTGGCGGCTCTTCTTCGAGCACGCGCCGTCCGGGACGGTCGACTTCGCGGCATTCGCAAACCCTGCAAATCCGCTATGCTGGATGTGGAAATAGGGGCGGGGTAGGGTGTCGATGTTGTCGGGTAGCTGCGGGTGCCGCGAGATGGCCGGCAAGCCGACCTGACGGGGCGGGACGACGTCGACCCGACAGCGCATCGTCCGTAGCCGATGCCGAACTCCTTTCGCTGAACAGGTGCTGACCAGGCACCTCGACCGGTTCGAGGTAGGTGACGCGTGAATTCGACAAGACTCTTGGCTGTTGTATCGGTTTTGTTGGGGGCGGCGGCGATCGCACTCCCTTATTTGGCCGGAACGGTCGCGGTGATGGCCCT
This portion of the Thioflavicoccus mobilis 8321 genome encodes:
- a CDS encoding sensor domain-containing diguanylate cyclase, translating into MDKALWIQFLKTCSILAIFPVVLFALAYRWEMVGFYRHIEHHEQAATAAGAVAAAHRLNNIAAIVLMLADQNELHAYLDTGDEALLPLIAHEYLALARTAKIYDQVRFIDANGMERVRVNHKDGIPVVVPNSKLQDKSRRYYFEEAMALDSGSIYVSPLDLNIEQWTIERPYKPMIRLATPVFDLQGRHRGLIVVNFLAQSILDAALDAMKQTHGQPMMLNADGYWLLSPEPCRSWGFMFAGQEDKRMGVIYPKVWQAMHQEQAGHIYTREGLFVFHGSNPLAAEYCALAEAANEIKSDLSYRWYFVSYVAQAHIDDMRTKILVIVVVLGTLVVMLLAAVYQETLISEDQRHRNRAKLERLARVDGLTGIANRLAFEERLEQEFEQAGGRRAGRRLALLYFDLDRFKAINDNLGHDVGDRVLKDVANVLSGNCRRGDTAGRFGGDEFVVLLSDVPDEKTAVAIAEKLRDQICALRWRGHAIGVSIGVAVFPDHAKRLAELRRLADEAMYASKAKGKNCVTVAT